The Candidatus Paracaedibacteraceae bacterium DNA window TTATCCATGTTCCACGCCTTCAACCAAAAATAATGCTTATTCTGAGCGACTCTCCACCGCCACGTTATAGTTCCATCCCAATTGCAAAACTTGAGTATATTGATGAAGTTTTTGGCTTTGTCTCTTATATGCCACCTTGTTTTGAAGTTCATGGAAAAACCCCGCTAGCTGATGGAATAACTAAACTCCTTCGTCGGTTCCGTGAGAAAGCGGGATTCTTAGCCGAAAAGTGGCAAACACAAATTGGCACTCCCTTGTTGATGGAAACGTCCCAACAACTCAAGCCAATCGTTGAAAGCCTGCCGGTTCTTGAACCTATATTTCACACAGGAAAGGCGCATCCGGCTGAAATTCATCGTTTACTATGTGTTGTCGCCGGTAAAATGTCAACCTTAAGACTGGGTCAGGTACCACCTGTGTTTCCAACTTATAATCATAACGAAATCATGAATTCGTGTCTTCCTATGCTTGATTGGATTCATATGATCACGGATAGCATCGAAAAGGCATTTAGCGTCTTAATGTTTTCCTTTCAAGATGGATATTTCTCGGTAAAACTTCAGCCAGAAATTATAACACAACGCGTCATGATTGGCCTTAGAACCAGCGCGACCATGACCGAACCTGAAATGATTGACTGGATGAAAGATGCAATCGTCGTTAGTGAATCCATGTTAGAGGCCGTTCGTGTACGACGCATCACCGGTGCCCCGCGTCGCCTCATGGATGAAGCTGAAACCTTAGATTTAATGGCTGGCCGTGGTGTTTGCCTCTTTGCTATAAAAACGGACAATGCCTTTATCAAACCCGATGAACGTTTATACATATTTAACCCCGCAGATACTCCAGACAAACGCCCCATGGAAGCCGTTCTATACCTGCGCCATGCGGAACTTGAAACATCTGTTGTTGAATCACTTAAAAGAGATGATTAATTATGGCCATTGATGCTTCTGCTGCTACATCGACATTCCTAATGCAATACTTCCAAGAGTTTTACCGTGAACTCTTAATCCAAAAGGAAATCGCCCTTAGAACGCTGGAAGACGGGATTGCATTCACCCCACCGCCCGAAGTTCATACAGAAACGCAATCTGACAATATTGTCGAACAAGATCAAGCTGAACATGATGAGGCACAGGGCCAAGAAACTGTTGAAATTACAACAATTACGGATACAATTCAGCATAAATTTCGCAGTATGTTTGAGCGTTTCTCACTTGAGGCTCAAAACCAGGTTGGCGAATTTGCCGTGAGTCATTTTCAGGATGCTTTGTATGCCATGGTTGCCTTACTCGATGAAACGTTTCTATCTTTTAGCTGGGTCGGCAAAACACGCTGGGAAAATAACCTAATCGAAAAACAATTTTTCCACACCCAAATCGCGGGTGAACTTGTTTTTCGTAAGATCGATGATTTACTCGAAAACAATGATCCAATGCGTAATGATGTGGCTAATATCTATATGATGATCTTGTCCCTAGGATTCAAAGGACGATACCGTGATCTCGGTGAAGACCAACAGATTGATTGGTATCGTCATGAACTCTATAAGATGATCAACCGTCATGCGCCTCTTCTCTTTACAACAGGACGAGAATATTTAGTTCCTGAATGTTATGACCATATTATATCCATACCCGCCGGCAAAGGTATTCCTGATGTCCGCAACTGGGTAACTGCCTTTGCAGCAATCCTATTCGTGTTCATTACTGTATCATCATTTTTATGGTTTAAACTTGTACGCGACATGGATGATGCACTTGGACAAATTTTGACTCAAGCACAAAAGTTAGGCTTATCATGAAGACCATAATGGACTTTATCTCTGGATTAAACGCATACATTCACATCATTGTGATCGTTGGATCAATTATCGCGTTGATTTTGATGTTGCTTTTCCTCTATTACACCTCTAGTCGCGTCAAAAAAGAAGTGGACAAGCGCGTTCCGCCTAATACACCAGAACCGGAAAAACTTCCGCCGGCTGAAGATAAAACACCACCTTGGGGCGGACTTTTATCGCGGTATCTAACGTTAAAGGGATATTTTAAAGTTGGTGATCTAAGTCTTATTTTCTTAAGAGCTCTTGACTTACTGCGCGAACGTCTTGATACAATAAATTATAAATATTTCTTGCCATGGTACCTTATGATCGGAACCTCAGGATCTGGGAAAACCAGTCTGATTGAACGGTCTGAAATCCCACTTCCTATTGGTAAACCAACATTTGGAATCAATGAAGATAACCCCGGATTAAAATGGTGGTTTCTTAATCGCGGGGTTATCCTTGATATTCGCGGTGATTTCTTAATCAAATCTCGGGGAACCGATGCGGATGAAAAAGGGTGGCAGACCATTGTTAACCTGTTAACACGATATCGCCATCGCCGCCCGATTGATGGTATAATTTTGACGATACCTGCAACGGAACTCTATGGGAAAAACAAATTATCTCCAGAAGAGATATCAGACCGTGCGCGATATTTATCACAAAAATTGATCGCGACTCAAAACTTTATGGGACTCAGAATTCCCGTGTATGTTGTCGTAACAAAGACAGATATTGTTCCGGGATTTAAAAATTTATGTAGTGCCATTCCCTTTGACAACCGCAACAATATGATTGGCTGGTCATCTCCCTACACTCCGGGGACTGCCTATAACGCATCTTGGATTTCAGAAGCATTTGGTCATGTCAAAAACGCCCTTACCCGCGTCAAATTAGAAGTCTTAGGACAAGGGGCTGATGAACTTGCCCGTGATGGCATATTTGTTTTTCCATCAGAGCTAATGCACTTGCAAAAACCACTTTCTCTCTATATGAATCAAATCTTTAAGATTACATCTTATGATGAATCGTTGATGTTAAGAGGTATTTATTTCTGCGGGGATAGCGGGGCAAAACTTTCCGTTGATCAATTGTCAGCTATGGAACAACAAGAATCAGAGCCGACGATAAAAACTCAGGTTGGCGACCTTGAAACAGACCCAATTCACGAAGAACGACCAAGTCCGGTCTTCTTTTTCCGAGATATTTTGACGGATAAAGTTTTCAAGGAAACAGGGCTTGCCCAACCGATTCGCCAACGATTAATCTCATCCAATCGAAATCTAAATTATGCAAAAGCTGGTATTATTGGTTTTCTCGGGATTGGGACATACGGCATCTTAAAGACCTATGACAACTTTAAAGAAAATCGCGACTATCTATTACCAGTGCTGGGTAAAGTTAACTCGATCTTGTATCAAATCCCGGCAACACGAATGGACCAGAACCGAATCACAGCTCAAATTTTTGACCAACAAACCCGTGAATTGTTGGATATGATGGATAATTTACATAAGGCAAATTTCTTTTCTATTTTTATGCCTTCGTCTTGGTTTAGTCCCATTGACGATAACTTAAGGACATCTCTAAAGGTTTCCTACAACCAGATTATTGTTCGCACCATTTATATGGACCTCCTTTTGAAAGCTCGAGATCTATTAACCTTTAGGGTTGGCCCTGATGACTTCACCAAAGATCTTGGTGAAATGTTAACCCCAACTAATACAGTTGAATATCAGCTCTTCAAGGGATTTGTTCAACGTTTTATCGATCTTAGCAATAATATTGATAAGTACAATCGATTGCAAGATAGCTCTGACCCGGATCTATTAAAAGACCTTGTCATTTACACGTTAGGCATCGATTTGCCAAAGGAATTCTTGAAAGACTACACCCATTTCAGACATGATCTAAAAGATGTTATTTATCCGAAAATCGATTTAAACCCTTATGAACAAACAGCTCGACAAACGCTATCCCATCTCTTTGATCATTTTACAACAAATCTGTTTTCCCCCCGCAATGAACATTCAATCATTGGGAAATTGAATTTCTTAATGAAAGAATATGGGAATCGTTCTGATGAAAAGATCCCTGATCTTGATCCGTTGCGGAAAATTGTTCAAAGTCTGCATGAAACCGTGCCTCACATGGGCGAACCTGGGAAAACGTGGATCGATGGCGAGTATTTTGATGCAGGGGCAGATTTTTCCGATGTCATGAGTCAGATTACCGGATTCAACTTATTTGGCTCGGATATGGTTAACCTGTTTGCAAGTCAAACTGCAGCTGCTTTCCGTCAATTCCAACAAAGCCTAACACAACTAAATAAGTTATTGGCGCCGAAAAAAGCAATTAATGATCCGAAAAAAGCTTATCCGTCAGATGGGATATTCAATCTAGAAAAGAGCTTAACTCTCTTGTTTAACGAAAGTTTTATGGCTGAGCCAACGGGTGAGATGTTTGTCTCGAAGATTCCGGAAACCCATGTGGTCTTTTGGAATTCCAAACTCATTGATATGGCAACGGACGAGGTCAAAGATTATGAAAAGTTTGCTGAAAAACACCTTGACGATGTTCCACCTGGAATTCGTGGTACCTTGAAAGAAGCCATCCGTGCAAATCTACAAAAGAATATTGTCAGCCTAATTGCTAAGGCTCAAACAATTACGCCGCGTCCGATGTCCTCATCGACGTTGGCTTCCGCCGAAGAAACCTTGCGCAACAAAATTGATGATGTGAAAACTATTGTGCCAAAATTCCTAAAGCTCTTAGAAGTTATGGATGATGGCAATGTCGGTACAGGTTTCGTTGACCTTAGAACGCTCTTGGGCATGCTGTCGACCCGCCTGTTAGAACAAGTAGATGAAGTTCTAGAAGGTTATGGTCTTTATAAAGTTAAGGACAATAATTTTGATTGGTGGAATGGTGTTAATTCGCCTATTTTCGAAGGTTATAACGTCAAGGATTCCATCGATTTAAATAACTTTTTGGAAAAACAACGCGCCCTTGTTCGCCGTCTGGCAGACGAGTATGCAGCGTTTATGATCCAATTCTTAACAGCGCCAATCATGAAAGAATTCCAAGGTAAAGACGATTTAGTCTTTAAATGGAAACGACTCATTGATGATGTCGATGGTTACGAGAAGAAAAAACCTGGCAACTCGCTTCATACTTTAGAAGATGCAATCACGAAAGACCTTGCTGACGTTGACTTGGATAAGTGCTTTACAAAAATCCCACTCAAGGATTTACGTTCCGGATCTGGGGATTACTTTCTTGACCGTCGCGATCAGCTAAAACGCAAGATTCTATCCCGTTGCGAAGTGATTCGACGCAAAGAAAGCATTGATAACTATAAAAAGCTGGCACAATACTTTAATGATAACATTCGCGACAAATTCCCCTTCTTGGCGAATCCACAACCGGATTCTCCGGAAGCAGAACCCGATGATATCAAAGAATTTTTCCGCCTGTATAAGGATGCCGGAAATGACCCTAAAAAGATCTATGACCAAGTCTATCAGCTTGGATCAGAAGCCGATGATTCTTATGCTTTCTTAACGGCCATGGAAAAACTCAAAGGTTTTTTCTCAGCCTTTTTGAATTCTCCTGTTCCGGCTGAAGTCCCAAGTTTTGATCTTGATGTTGCCTTCCGTGTTAATCGAGACAAGGAATTAAGAGCAAACGTTATTATTGACTGGACATTGACACCGAATGATACATCGGTCATTACCAACCACGACAAGTCAAAAGTTGGAAAATGGAGTTTTGGCAATGAGATTCAAGTTAGTTTCCGTTGGCCCCCAACCTCACGGATGCAACCGTACAAAGACCCGAATCAAGCCAACATGGAAGTTGAAGAAGGCACTGTTACATACAAATATCCTGGTCGCTGGTCTTTATTCTGGATGATCCGTCAGCAACAAGCCTTACAAAGTGAATACAGCCAACTGCAAGAACCGGTACCTTATATCCTGAAGTATGAAATTCCCAATGGTCCTGAAGATAAAACCCTAGCCTTTATTCGGGTAACGATTTTA harbors:
- the tssK gene encoding type VI secretion system baseplate subunit TssK; its protein translation is MSRNLRLVPAIQWYEGMLLSPQHFQQLELRSQQLLTTHMHALSHHHWGVLSLEFDQVTVATGLVTVLQVHAIMPDGLVVDYSQAPDSTPLSLDLTPYTDALENRVHTLYLCVPELVSGTSPITGDWQRYIATDGDDVTDDNVADNVIHVPRLQPKIMLILSDSPPPRYSSIPIAKLEYIDEVFGFVSYMPPCFEVHGKTPLADGITKLLRRFREKAGFLAEKWQTQIGTPLLMETSQQLKPIVESLPVLEPIFHTGKAHPAEIHRLLCVVAGKMSTLRLGQVPPVFPTYNHNEIMNSCLPMLDWIHMITDSIEKAFSVLMFSFQDGYFSVKLQPEIITQRVMIGLRTSATMTEPEMIDWMKDAIVVSESMLEAVRVRRITGAPRRLMDEAETLDLMAGRGVCLFAIKTDNAFIKPDERLYIFNPADTPDKRPMEAVLYLRHAELETSVVESLKRDD
- a CDS encoding DotU family type IV/VI secretion system protein — its product is MAIDASAATSTFLMQYFQEFYRELLIQKEIALRTLEDGIAFTPPPEVHTETQSDNIVEQDQAEHDEAQGQETVEITTITDTIQHKFRSMFERFSLEAQNQVGEFAVSHFQDALYAMVALLDETFLSFSWVGKTRWENNLIEKQFFHTQIAGELVFRKIDDLLENNDPMRNDVANIYMMILSLGFKGRYRDLGEDQQIDWYRHELYKMINRHAPLLFTTGREYLVPECYDHIISIPAGKGIPDVRNWVTAFAAILFVFITVSSFLWFKLVRDMDDALGQILTQAQKLGLS